In Streptomyces sp. NBC_00414, a single window of DNA contains:
- a CDS encoding PAS domain-containing protein, which produces MSSRPSRGAARLAAILDALPDALVLVNANGTVVNANTIALEAFETPGTALVGRGLLDLLPQFDSRLIPGTMRRAESVDENGRTRPTRMIARRTDGSEFPVEVTSANLENGQQAYDGYGYTGDELLMIVVRDLSGTVDTEAELARSQRQTEMILRAAAEGVVGTDTEGRVVLVNPAAAQILGFRASDLGGQELHPLMLHSRADGEPFPYEESPLADTLRSGRKHRVRGQVLWSKSGDRVPVDLTTAPVRDGDQLVGAVMTFTDRRPYDALAEEKDAEAERHQQELAQASETHAGELAALQEEHAKALAELREQHEEDLAAGDDRYAALAEREKDRYEALSARHEQLLAVLGRSLRGPLDQLRGELATLAADDAGQLWPEANQVLHHLSAGYSRITTLVDNVLAYQRLDSGTEGVTRTKVMLDAVVAAGVDGAVELIGPGRVQFAVHAPPIEAEVDPQRLATALAHLIADVAGVDSTGNSPASAGGYMDNTVVVAAAQRGEGVRIEVRGPYAGGDPVHEPIVRGIVRAHGGVLQTHEVPGMSGSAFVLEVPIGGGAGSVPAAGPGADASFGSGAGTSAGPGGDAGVGAGPGLGGVPDGTQAAGAGAGAVGSALALPEQASSQGGGRRRARRPSVDAFLESEVGPPTEKAVPTGRRRRAAEEGGRPALPAQVSEDEGASEGSGGTGRRRGRPSPVEGGVSEGAVVTAAEHAAGTAATGLGATVPPQGVPAPADGRRALQDGGRQALPAALPAASPSAPDTGADATGNDADDGGAQPTGRRRRALAAAAERAAAQEAGPRAVFALPPAEADRSPDYAAQFAEGHGPAQSQPQSAAGRHDVALRNPADDHTPPQPHPIEAPSGRRRARQGEAAAGTGVGAGPGNVTAEGAAGVPGQQPMPGHLPPAQALPAQGPPAQPVPGQPTPVPVPAQGTPGHGTPSAVSAVGQAVPPQGVPPQALPPQGVPQQAVAGQALPPQAGPVPGQALPPQVAPGQVAPTGLTGPVAPATAEGVAGHVGVPASGMPVQGTPAAGPAQPQPRSRMPADATAPPQPWPGAADTSGAGVPVQPETGAAPQPWPGTADTSAAPEPAAAPEQPRVAQPLPAEAAPAEAAAPPIDPNSTQGRAISVRTLGQGVPFGRRMIDAQQAKPGRTASTAPQAQAQAQAQPVAQAGTAPQPQAPTPPPHATNGSGRRRKLGTRPEPVAEQTDTAARSHPGAGGQQSRLAHGTEGTGRSYAIGAPDQNADEGPEPLDGPGGAVEVANQPHPQPMDDELPPEPLDNPRRLLVWPAPDITTQQALSDRGYRPVIVHSREEVDAQIAAFPAALFVDPLTGPITRTALQSLRQAAVAAEVPVLVTAGLGQATREAAYGADPAVLLKALSPRDSEQHPPRVLLIEEHAEIALALTSTLERRGMQVARASSDEDAVTLAGQMRPNLVVMDLMQVRRRRAGIVDWLRANGQLNRTPLVVYTAAVDQSELPRLAAGETVLFLAERSTSAEVQDRIVDLLARIGTN; this is translated from the coding sequence GTGAGCAGCAGGCCATCCCGAGGCGCTGCTCGCCTCGCAGCGATACTCGACGCACTTCCCGACGCGTTGGTGCTGGTCAACGCCAACGGAACGGTCGTCAACGCCAACACCATCGCCCTGGAGGCCTTCGAGACCCCGGGCACCGCCCTCGTGGGGCGCGGCCTGCTCGATCTGCTGCCGCAGTTCGACTCCCGGCTCATCCCCGGCACGATGCGGCGGGCCGAGTCCGTCGACGAGAACGGACGCACCCGGCCGACCCGCATGATCGCCCGCCGCACCGACGGCAGCGAGTTCCCCGTCGAGGTCACCAGCGCGAACCTGGAGAACGGGCAGCAGGCGTACGACGGTTACGGCTACACCGGCGACGAACTGCTGATGATCGTCGTACGGGACCTCTCCGGCACCGTCGACACGGAGGCGGAGCTCGCCCGCTCGCAGCGGCAGACGGAGATGATCCTGCGTGCCGCCGCCGAGGGCGTGGTGGGCACGGACACCGAGGGTCGGGTCGTCCTCGTCAATCCGGCCGCCGCGCAGATACTCGGTTTCCGGGCCAGCGACCTCGGCGGGCAGGAACTGCACCCGCTGATGCTGCACTCCCGCGCCGACGGCGAGCCCTTCCCGTACGAGGAGTCGCCGCTCGCCGACACCCTGCGCTCCGGGCGCAAGCACCGGGTGCGCGGACAGGTGCTGTGGTCCAAGAGCGGCGACCGGGTGCCGGTCGACCTGACCACCGCGCCGGTACGCGACGGCGACCAGCTCGTCGGGGCCGTGATGACCTTCACGGACCGGCGGCCGTACGACGCGCTCGCCGAGGAGAAGGACGCCGAGGCCGAACGGCACCAGCAGGAGCTCGCGCAGGCTTCCGAGACGCACGCCGGGGAGCTGGCCGCCCTCCAGGAGGAGCACGCGAAGGCGCTCGCCGAGCTGCGCGAGCAGCACGAGGAGGATCTGGCCGCCGGGGACGACCGGTACGCGGCCCTCGCCGAGCGCGAGAAGGACCGCTACGAGGCTCTGTCCGCACGGCACGAACAGCTCCTGGCCGTCCTGGGCCGCTCCCTGCGCGGACCGCTCGACCAGCTGCGCGGCGAACTCGCCACCCTCGCCGCCGACGACGCCGGACAGTTGTGGCCCGAGGCCAACCAGGTGCTGCACCACCTCTCCGCCGGCTACTCACGCATCACCACACTCGTCGACAACGTGCTCGCGTACCAGCGCCTCGACTCCGGGACCGAAGGCGTCACCCGTACGAAAGTGATGCTGGACGCGGTCGTCGCCGCCGGTGTCGACGGGGCCGTCGAGCTGATCGGGCCGGGGCGGGTGCAGTTCGCCGTGCACGCGCCGCCCATCGAGGCCGAGGTCGATCCGCAGCGGCTCGCGACCGCGCTCGCGCACCTCATCGCGGACGTCGCGGGCGTCGACTCCACGGGCAACTCACCGGCCTCGGCCGGTGGCTACATGGACAACACGGTCGTCGTGGCGGCCGCGCAGCGCGGTGAGGGCGTACGGATCGAGGTACGCGGGCCCTACGCCGGGGGAGACCCGGTGCACGAGCCGATCGTGCGCGGAATCGTGCGTGCCCACGGCGGAGTGCTGCAGACGCACGAGGTTCCCGGGATGAGCGGCAGCGCGTTCGTCCTCGAAGTGCCCATCGGGGGCGGAGCCGGATCCGTCCCCGCCGCCGGCCCCGGCGCGGACGCGAGCTTCGGTTCGGGTGCCGGTACGAGTGCCGGTCCGGGTGGAGACGCGGGCGTCGGAGCAGGCCCGGGCCTCGGCGGAGTGCCGGACGGTACGCAGGCCGCGGGGGCCGGCGCCGGTGCGGTCGGGTCCGCGCTCGCGTTGCCCGAGCAGGCTTCCTCCCAGGGGGGCGGGCGGCGGCGGGCCCGGCGCCCGTCCGTCGACGCCTTCCTGGAGAGCGAGGTCGGACCGCCGACGGAGAAGGCCGTGCCCACCGGACGGCGCAGGCGCGCCGCGGAGGAGGGGGGCAGGCCCGCCCTGCCGGCCCAGGTCTCCGAGGACGAGGGTGCCTCCGAGGGCAGCGGTGGGACCGGACGCCGGCGTGGGCGGCCGAGCCCCGTCGAGGGCGGCGTCTCCGAGGGCGCGGTCGTGACCGCCGCCGAGCATGCGGCCGGTACCGCTGCCACGGGGCTCGGGGCGACCGTGCCTCCGCAGGGCGTACCCGCGCCCGCCGACGGACGACGTGCGCTGCAGGACGGCGGCCGGCAGGCCCTGCCGGCAGCACTGCCCGCCGCCTCCCCTTCCGCCCCGGACACGGGTGCGGATGCGACTGGGAACGACGCCGATGATGGCGGAGCCCAGCCCACCGGTCGGCGTCGGCGCGCGCTGGCCGCCGCGGCGGAGCGTGCGGCGGCCCAGGAGGCGGGGCCGCGCGCGGTGTTCGCGCTGCCGCCCGCCGAGGCGGACCGCTCTCCCGACTACGCCGCCCAGTTCGCCGAAGGCCACGGTCCGGCTCAGTCCCAGCCCCAGTCCGCCGCGGGGCGCCACGACGTGGCCCTCCGCAACCCTGCCGACGACCACACCCCGCCCCAGCCTCATCCGATCGAGGCACCCAGCGGGCGCCGACGGGCTCGGCAGGGCGAGGCGGCAGCAGGCACAGGCGTGGGCGCAGGCCCGGGCAATGTGACGGCCGAGGGAGCAGCCGGGGTTCCCGGGCAGCAGCCCATGCCGGGCCACCTGCCCCCCGCACAGGCCCTCCCCGCACAGGGCCCGCCCGCTCAGCCCGTCCCCGGACAGCCCACACCCGTACCCGTACCCGCTCAGGGAACCCCAGGTCACGGCACCCCTTCGGCCGTCTCCGCCGTGGGACAGGCCGTTCCCCCACAGGGCGTTCCCCCGCAGGCCCTCCCGCCTCAGGGCGTCCCCCAGCAAGCCGTCGCCGGCCAGGCCCTCCCGCCGCAGGCAGGTCCCGTCCCCGGGCAGGCCCTTCCGCCGCAGGTCGCCCCCGGCCAGGTCGCCCCCACCGGTCTCACGGGACCTGTGGCACCCGCGACGGCCGAGGGCGTCGCGGGCCACGTCGGCGTCCCGGCAAGCGGCATGCCTGTCCAGGGCACCCCGGCCGCGGGTCCCGCCCAGCCGCAACCGCGGTCCCGGATGCCCGCGGACGCGACCGCGCCCCCTCAGCCGTGGCCCGGCGCCGCCGACACCTCAGGCGCCGGAGTGCCCGTACAGCCGGAGACCGGCGCCGCGCCCCAGCCGTGGCCGGGAACGGCCGACACGTCGGCCGCTCCTGAGCCCGCAGCGGCCCCGGAACAGCCGCGGGTCGCGCAGCCCCTCCCCGCCGAGGCGGCGCCCGCGGAGGCCGCGGCGCCGCCCATCGACCCCAACTCGACCCAGGGCCGGGCGATCAGCGTCCGTACGCTCGGGCAGGGTGTCCCGTTCGGCCGCCGCATGATCGACGCCCAGCAGGCCAAGCCCGGCCGGACGGCGTCCACCGCCCCCCAGGCCCAGGCGCAGGCACAGGCGCAGCCCGTGGCACAGGCGGGGACCGCGCCGCAGCCCCAGGCGCCCACGCCTCCCCCGCACGCGACCAACGGTTCCGGGCGGCGCCGCAAGCTCGGCACCCGGCCCGAGCCCGTGGCCGAGCAGACGGACACGGCGGCGCGCTCGCACCCGGGTGCCGGCGGGCAGCAGTCCCGGCTCGCCCACGGCACCGAGGGCACCGGCCGTTCGTACGCCATAGGAGCACCGGACCAGAACGCCGACGAAGGCCCCGAGCCGCTCGACGGCCCCGGTGGCGCGGTGGAGGTCGCGAACCAGCCCCACCCGCAGCCGATGGACGACGAGCTGCCCCCGGAGCCGCTGGACAACCCGCGCCGGCTGCTGGTCTGGCCCGCGCCGGACATCACCACGCAGCAGGCGCTGAGCGACCGCGGCTACCGGCCCGTCATCGTGCACTCGCGCGAGGAGGTCGACGCGCAGATCGCCGCCTTCCCGGCCGCTCTGTTCGTCGACCCGCTCACCGGCCCGATCACGCGCACGGCGCTCCAGTCGCTGCGTCAGGCCGCCGTGGCCGCCGAGGTGCCCGTCCTGGTGACGGCGGGCCTCGGTCAGGCGACACGCGAGGCGGCGTACGGCGCCGACCCCGCCGTACTCCTCAAGGCGCTGTCGCCGCGCGACAGCGAGCAGCATCCGCCGCGGGTTCTCCTCATCGAGGAGCACGCCGAGATCGCGCTCGCGCTGACCTCGACGCTGGAGCGGCGCGGGATGCAGGTCGCACGGGCCTCGTCCGACGAGGACGCGGTCACGCTGGCCGGGCAGATGCGGCCGAACCTGGTGGTGATGGACCTGATGCAGGTACGCCGCCGACGCGCCGGGATCGTCGACTGGCTGCGCGCGAACGGCCAGCTCAACCGCACGCCGCTCGTCGTCTACACCGCGGCCGTCGACCAGAGCGAACTGCCGCGCCTGGCCGCGGGGGAGACGGTGCTGTTCCTGGCCGAGCGGTCGACCAGCGCCGAGGTGCAGGACCGGATCGTGGACCTGCTGGCCCGGATCGGCACGAACTGA
- a CDS encoding sensor histidine kinase — protein MSGRRRPRTQRRRQAGAPHALRRRQPRTLRTRLVVSAVALIAVVCAVIGTVTTIALQQHLYTQLDSQVTDAAQRAGGPPPEDLPRNPGGGSSPGSSGGSSTGDDRLTDFVTRGPTQKDTIAAEVGTNGGIARAVVAVEKSTDGAFDQMGSKNLSDAAKAALGSVPKTGKHTVDIPGMGEYRVMYVSGGKGSFYIALPTESVTSTINTLILVEVSVTAAGLIAAGIAGATIVTVALRPLRKVASTATRVSELPLHTGEVTLNERVAESETDPHTEVGQVGAALNRMLDHVHGALHARQESETRVRQFVADASHELRTPLASIRGYAELTRRGREETGPDTRHALGRIESEAGRMTGLVEDLLLLARLDAGRPLSYEHTDLSPLVVDAVSDARAAGREHNWRLELPDEPALVLADAARVQQVMVNLFANARTHTPPGTTVTARVRRQGAWVCVDVQDDGQGIPPDLLPHVFERFARGDSSRSRASGSTGLGLAIVQAVAAAHGGAVTVDSVPGHTVFTVHLPAPAPQAPHSHEAFISETNSQPYSQAQHSTTTWVQQGA, from the coding sequence GTGAGCGGGCGACGACGGCCGCGTACGCAGCGGCGCCGACAGGCCGGAGCCCCGCACGCGCTGCGGCGCCGGCAGCCTCGGACCCTGCGGACGCGGCTCGTCGTCTCGGCGGTTGCGCTGATCGCGGTGGTGTGCGCGGTGATCGGCACGGTCACGACGATCGCGCTGCAGCAGCACTTGTACACCCAGCTGGACAGCCAGGTCACCGACGCCGCCCAGCGTGCCGGGGGCCCGCCGCCGGAGGATCTGCCCAGGAACCCGGGCGGCGGCTCGTCGCCCGGTTCCTCAGGCGGCTCCTCGACGGGTGACGACAGGCTCACGGACTTCGTCACCAGGGGGCCGACGCAGAAGGACACCATCGCTGCCGAGGTCGGCACCAACGGTGGGATCGCCAGGGCGGTCGTCGCCGTGGAGAAGTCCACGGACGGCGCCTTCGACCAGATGGGCTCCAAGAACCTCAGCGACGCGGCGAAGGCCGCGCTCGGCTCCGTGCCCAAGACCGGTAAGCACACCGTCGACATCCCGGGCATGGGCGAGTACCGCGTCATGTACGTCAGCGGCGGCAAGGGCAGCTTCTACATCGCCCTGCCGACCGAGTCCGTCACCAGCACCATCAACACCCTGATCCTCGTGGAGGTGAGCGTCACGGCGGCCGGCCTGATCGCCGCCGGTATCGCCGGCGCGACCATCGTCACCGTGGCCCTGCGCCCCCTCCGAAAAGTCGCCTCCACCGCCACCCGTGTCTCCGAACTGCCCCTGCACACGGGCGAGGTGACCCTCAACGAGCGGGTCGCCGAGTCCGAGACCGATCCGCACACCGAGGTCGGCCAGGTCGGGGCCGCGCTCAACCGCATGCTCGACCACGTCCACGGCGCCCTGCACGCGCGCCAGGAGAGCGAGACCCGCGTACGGCAGTTCGTGGCGGACGCCAGCCATGAGCTGCGTACCCCTCTCGCGTCCATCCGCGGATACGCCGAGCTGACCAGACGCGGACGCGAGGAGACCGGGCCCGACACCCGGCACGCGCTGGGCCGGATCGAGTCCGAGGCCGGACGGATGACGGGCCTCGTCGAGGACCTGCTGCTGCTCGCGCGCCTCGACGCGGGACGGCCGCTCAGTTACGAGCACACCGACCTCTCCCCGCTGGTCGTGGACGCCGTGAGCGACGCCCGCGCGGCCGGACGCGAGCACAACTGGCGGCTGGAGCTGCCCGACGAACCCGCGCTGGTGCTGGCCGACGCGGCCCGCGTCCAGCAGGTCATGGTGAACCTGTTCGCGAACGCCCGCACCCACACACCACCCGGCACGACGGTGACCGCCCGCGTGCGCCGCCAGGGGGCCTGGGTGTGCGTGGACGTGCAGGACGACGGACAGGGCATCCCACCGGACCTCCTGCCGCACGTCTTCGAACGCTTCGCGCGCGGCGACTCCTCGCGCTCACGCGCCTCCGGATCGACCGGACTCGGACTCGCCATCGTGCAGGCCGTCGCCGCCGCGCACGGCGGTGCGGTGACCGTCGACAGCGT
- a CDS encoding SSI family serine proteinase inhibitor: MLRRIALTVATSAAASLAALSAAAPAVAYADSFPLMPPPVSDADGADHLTVTVSKAGDGKDGTFELDCHPVGDSHPDARAACEQLDRNTSWGRSPFAPAQERGMCTMQYGGPATAHVTGTWAGRPVDATYRRGDGCEIARWDALVPVLPNLGA, encoded by the coding sequence ATGCTGCGTCGCATCGCCCTCACCGTCGCCACCTCCGCCGCGGCCTCCCTCGCCGCGCTGTCCGCCGCCGCGCCGGCGGTCGCGTACGCCGATTCGTTTCCCCTCATGCCGCCGCCGGTGAGCGACGCGGACGGCGCCGACCACCTCACCGTGACGGTGAGCAAGGCGGGCGACGGCAAGGACGGGACGTTCGAGCTCGACTGTCATCCGGTGGGCGACAGTCATCCCGACGCCCGGGCCGCCTGCGAGCAGTTGGACCGGAACACCTCGTGGGGCAGGAGCCCGTTCGCGCCGGCGCAGGAGCGCGGGATGTGCACGATGCAGTACGGCGGTCCGGCCACCGCGCACGTCACGGGCACCTGGGCCGGCCGGCCCGTCGACGCGACGTACCGGCGCGGCGACGGGTGCGAGATCGCCCGCTGGGACGCCCTCGTGCCCGTGCTCCCGAACCTCGGCGCCTAG
- a CDS encoding DUF2797 domain-containing protein, whose protein sequence is MAQVWRCKGLRWAGREPVLTWDGGRSSALPWGKQVAFAVVGGGERRCVGARGHSCFAGAAVSGRSVGARCEECSRLDRAHSVAADTIADDPRPYSVYLAWFGPGMVKVGITAVERGSARLLEQGAVAFTWLGRGPLMSARRSEELLRTALGVPDRIAYDAKRAVRSALPEVPARVAEIRGLHARAVGLDGWPDALERMPFEAVDHTDAFGLDGLPSAVAVVGELVPGGVVRGELVAVAGPDLHLRTGRGVVVLDTRLMTGWELTGVTEVAGQGDGEPGERGARGGRGEVTVPVREFGGVQDGLF, encoded by the coding sequence ATGGCACAGGTGTGGAGATGCAAGGGGCTCCGGTGGGCCGGGCGGGAGCCTGTGCTGACCTGGGACGGGGGGCGGAGCAGTGCGTTGCCGTGGGGGAAGCAGGTTGCGTTCGCCGTCGTGGGCGGGGGTGAGCGGCGGTGTGTGGGGGCGCGCGGGCACAGCTGTTTCGCGGGGGCCGCGGTGTCCGGGCGGAGTGTCGGGGCCCGGTGCGAGGAGTGTTCGCGGCTGGACCGGGCCCATTCCGTCGCGGCGGACACCATCGCCGACGACCCCCGGCCCTACTCCGTCTATCTGGCCTGGTTCGGACCCGGGATGGTCAAGGTGGGGATCACCGCCGTCGAGCGCGGGTCGGCCCGGCTCCTGGAGCAGGGGGCCGTCGCCTTCACCTGGCTGGGGCGGGGGCCGCTGATGTCGGCCCGGCGCAGTGAGGAGTTGCTGCGTACGGCGCTGGGAGTGCCGGACCGGATCGCGTACGACGCCAAGCGGGCCGTACGGAGTGCGCTGCCGGAGGTGCCGGCCCGGGTGGCGGAGATTCGGGGGCTGCACGCGCGGGCCGTGGGGCTGGACGGGTGGCCGGACGCCTTGGAGCGGATGCCGTTCGAGGCCGTCGATCACACGGACGCGTTCGGGCTCGACGGGCTGCCGTCGGCTGTGGCCGTCGTCGGTGAGCTGGTGCCGGGAGGCGTCGTGCGGGGGGAGTTGGTCGCCGTCGCCGGGCCCGATCTGCATCTTCGGACCGGTCGGGGCGTCGTCGTGCTCGATACGCGGCTCATGACCGGGTGGGAACTGACCGGGGTGACCGAGGTGGCCGGACAGGGCGACGGGGAGCCCGGCGAGCGGGGGGCCAGGGGCGGGCGGGGGGAGGTCACCGTGCCTGTGCGGGAGTTCGGTGGTGTCCAGGACGGGCTTTTCTGA
- a CDS encoding response regulator transcription factor: MTTTSPQGRTELLRPDGSPVRVLVVDDELSITELLSMALRYEGWQIRSAADGTGAVQTAREFRPDAVVLDMMLPDMDGLAVLGRLRRELPEVPVLFLTAKDAVEDRIAGLTAGGDDYVTKPFSLEEVVARLRGLIRRSGAADRRSDSVLVVGDLTLDEDSHEVSRAGDGIHLTATEFELLRFLMRNPRRVLSKAQILDRVWSYDFGGQANVVELYISYLRRKIDAGREPMIHTRRGAGYLIKPATS, translated from the coding sequence ATGACCACGACCTCGCCCCAGGGGCGCACCGAACTGCTGAGGCCGGACGGGAGCCCCGTCCGCGTGCTTGTGGTGGACGACGAGCTGTCGATCACCGAGCTGCTGTCCATGGCCCTGCGCTACGAAGGCTGGCAGATCCGCAGCGCGGCCGACGGGACCGGTGCGGTGCAGACCGCCCGCGAGTTCCGGCCCGACGCCGTCGTTCTCGACATGATGCTGCCCGACATGGACGGTCTCGCCGTCCTCGGCCGGCTCCGCCGCGAGCTGCCCGAAGTGCCCGTTCTCTTCCTGACCGCGAAGGACGCGGTCGAGGACCGGATCGCGGGGCTGACGGCCGGCGGCGACGACTACGTCACCAAGCCCTTCAGCCTGGAGGAGGTCGTGGCCCGGCTGCGCGGTCTCATCCGGCGTTCCGGCGCCGCCGACCGCCGTTCCGACTCGGTGCTCGTCGTCGGTGACCTCACCCTGGACGAGGACAGCCACGAGGTGTCGCGCGCCGGTGACGGCATCCACCTCACCGCGACCGAGTTCGAGCTGCTGCGGTTCCTGATGCGCAATCCGCGCCGGGTGCTCAGCAAGGCGCAGATACTCGACCGCGTGTGGTCGTACGACTTCGGCGGGCAGGCCAACGTCGTCGAGCTCTACATCTCGTACCTGCGCCGCAAGATCGACGCCGGCCGGGAGCCGATGATCCACACCCGGCGCGGCGCCGGTTACCTGATCAAGCCCGCGACGTCGTGA
- a CDS encoding antibiotic biosynthesis monooxygenase family protein gives MPVMPVRAYEPPYYAVVFTSVRTQDGGAEEYGETNERMEELVREIPGYLGMDYAGSPGGPAITVGYFRDADAIEEWRSNVEHRAAQKRGRAEWYERYTLHVAKVERSHGFERGQG, from the coding sequence ATGCCCGTCATGCCCGTCCGTGCGTACGAACCTCCGTACTACGCGGTCGTTTTCACCTCGGTGAGGACGCAGGACGGCGGGGCCGAGGAGTACGGCGAGACCAACGAGCGGATGGAGGAGCTGGTCAGGGAGATTCCGGGGTATCTCGGGATGGACTACGCGGGGTCGCCGGGCGGGCCGGCCATCACCGTCGGGTACTTCCGGGACGCGGACGCCATCGAGGAGTGGCGGAGCAACGTCGAGCACCGGGCGGCGCAGAAGCGCGGGCGCGCCGAGTGGTACGAGCGCTACACGTTGCATGTCGCCAAGGTCGAGCGGAGCCACGGTTTCGAGCGAGGGCAGGGCTGA
- a CDS encoding outer membrane protein assembly factor BamB family protein → MTGANDPGKPPKADEEPSEATGNPPTEPGRPRSRDKPLFLVLGLVLIVLPVVLLLFRWYEERDLVTGAQGPFPASSAAGPVAPAHVRHQTTDYDEVVVHGLGVRTTDTGVKAVYLRTGKEYWRYERRDGGDALTTPAVTGRTVAIWYPDGRLVAIDLRTGEPRWHTKSRYGKGYQSLQVVGGRIVTDAEGHVRAFSEDDGKHVWTLKEPSDCTNMSLRMGAHDQPDHLSVVEAVCNRWDYLKDKDKDKDGDAEYTLLLGIDDRTGDVLWKRRTAGLWTQFLQGDEDTLVGALESPEGRYSTRLLDVNREGVRPRSEIAADAWDPVDSGSGIVLSSTDPKNPDADHDTALDAYDTRDGHHAWRLRAPSGQQFGAARIADGRVYVVRHPVHRNADRGNRVRGELLVLDADSGRLLHTLRLTPMTVTEYGESAVLDVWDVADGVATVQWRDETEDELVVTD, encoded by the coding sequence GTGACTGGTGCGAACGATCCCGGAAAGCCGCCGAAAGCGGACGAAGAGCCGTCGGAGGCAACCGGGAATCCGCCGACGGAGCCGGGTCGCCCGCGCAGCCGCGACAAGCCGCTCTTCCTGGTGCTGGGCCTCGTGCTGATCGTGCTCCCCGTGGTCCTCCTCCTCTTCCGGTGGTACGAGGAACGTGACCTGGTCACCGGCGCGCAGGGGCCGTTCCCGGCATCGTCCGCGGCGGGCCCGGTCGCGCCGGCCCACGTCAGACATCAGACGACGGACTACGACGAGGTCGTGGTCCACGGCCTGGGCGTGCGGACCACGGACACCGGTGTGAAGGCGGTGTACCTGCGCACCGGCAAGGAGTACTGGCGCTACGAGCGACGGGACGGGGGAGACGCCCTGACCACGCCGGCCGTGACGGGGCGCACCGTCGCGATCTGGTACCCGGACGGGCGGCTCGTCGCGATCGACCTCCGTACGGGCGAGCCCCGGTGGCACACGAAGTCCCGGTACGGCAAGGGCTACCAGTCCCTCCAGGTCGTGGGCGGCCGGATCGTCACCGACGCCGAAGGCCACGTGCGCGCCTTCTCCGAGGACGACGGCAAGCACGTGTGGACGCTCAAGGAGCCGTCGGACTGCACCAACATGTCCCTGCGCATGGGCGCCCACGACCAGCCCGACCATCTGAGTGTGGTCGAGGCCGTCTGCAACCGCTGGGACTACCTCAAGGACAAGGACAAGGACAAGGACGGGGACGCCGAGTACACGCTCCTGCTCGGGATCGACGACCGCACCGGCGACGTCCTCTGGAAGCGACGCACCGCCGGACTGTGGACGCAGTTCCTCCAGGGTGACGAGGACACGCTGGTCGGCGCGCTGGAGTCCCCGGAGGGCCGCTATTCCACCCGCTTGCTCGACGTGAACCGCGAGGGAGTCCGGCCGCGCTCCGAAATCGCCGCGGACGCGTGGGATCCGGTCGACTCGGGCAGCGGCATCGTGCTGTCGTCCACCGACCCTAAGAACCCGGACGCCGATCACGACACCGCTCTGGACGCCTACGACACCCGGGACGGACACCACGCCTGGCGGCTGCGGGCGCCCTCCGGCCAGCAGTTCGGTGCCGCGCGGATCGCCGACGGCCGGGTGTACGTCGTACGCCATCCGGTCCACCGGAACGCGGATCGGGGCAACCGGGTCCGGGGCGAACTCCTCGTCCTCGACGCCGACAGCGGCCGACTGCTGCACACCCTGCGGCTGACGCCGATGACCGTGACCGAGTACGGCGAATCGGCCGTGCTCGACGTGTGGGACGTCGCCGACGGCGTCGCCACCGTCCAGTGGCGCGACGAGACCGAGGACGAGCTGGTCGTCACCGACTGA